atttttacttaaaattatGTTATGTAAAATCTAACATGTcaattaatagttaaattaacaatgttaataataataagacCTAATTGATATAATCTCGATAATTTTAGATATAATtagctttaatttttaaaaaaacttcaACTAAAATTCCCATCATTCATTAAACACATACTATTTATAGTACTTAACCAACAAAATTAAatgcaaaaaattaaaaataaaaagaaaattaaaacctGTGGGTCACAGCAAGCCATTGTCGAAAATCCAGTGGATTTATTTTGGCTTATTGTATAAAAAggcaaaaagaaaatataaagaaTAAAGCATACATAAATTAAGCTGAGTCATTTTCAACGTAAGATGGCGTCTTTTGCCCTCCACGCAGCTTAAAACACGCAGTGTCAATTTTAGACACATCCTAATGACACGTTTCAAGTTCTGAAAAAGAAaagtgtttttttatttttttatattcgataattatattaaaatttaaacagaaaaataaaataaagtaatcgAGAAAATAGAGATCGGAATACTTTGTCTTTCTGTTAAGATAAGAGTGTTCAAATGGTCGATTTAGTTAATAATCTAACTTAATTATCGTTAATATAATGTTTAACCGTTAATTGAGTTGAACTTATTTCGGTTGTTTCGATCGGtcgtattttaattttatttaaattcttaACATATCTAACTgggttatatatattatttattattattaattttgatttttgataaaaaatcCTTTAACGATAATCTATCAAATTAATTACAATGATATGatctcaattaatttaatttagaggttagggtttttaaattaaattaactcataatcattttttaaaaaaatctttaaaatgaTACCCAATAGAACTAATTACAATTATACCCGCTCATTAATTGAATTCATATAATTTAGGGTTTTAGGTTTTCAAACCGtattaactcataatcaaaattataaaatcttcAAACCAATACCTAGTCAAACTAATTATTGTGATACTGGccaattaactaaattaactTAATTCAGGGTTTAGGATTTTGAAATCGAATTAATTGataatcaaaattataaaaataattttaatcgaTACCCAATTGAACTAATTACAGTGATATAGAATCGATTAactgaattaatttaatttagagtttaaaaatttcaaatcaaattaactaattattaaaaaatacaaaaaaaatccGATTGAACTAGGAGTAATATGATGGACGAAGGCAAAGAGGGTAGGCAATGTCCTTGGCCCCTTCtggtaaattttcaatttataaataatgattaaattacactttaaccccaATAATTTATGATTCAATTTTAATcccattaaaataatttttttagctttatcccttaattaattaaattaatttaagattTGATCAAACTTAGACTCTGAATTTAATCGAGAGGGGAAGAACATGTGTTTTTTTTATACAAAATTCACGaaatatatgtaaaaaaaaaccaaaaaaaggaattaaaatttatttataattaatagaaGGGCAGTTGAGAGAATGGCTAGGCTTATCGCATGTTTGCTTCACGCAAGCAGCTAAATTAGAAGAAGAGGGGTAATTGTGGTGTTGTTTTGCTCCCTCGCGTGGCTTTAAAGTCTTCTTCCTCTAAGCGTTTTTTTAAAAATCCGCCATTAAAATATATAACACCCCATCATCACCAAACCCTAAAAAGGAAGTCCCTGTACTTTcctctcctcctcctcctcctcctcctcttcttcttcttcttcttcttcacctTTTTTCAACTTGAAAACAAACCCTAATTATGGGACCTATTCAATTACTTTAAAACTTGAAAAAAGTTTGGTTCTAAAAAGAGTAATATTTTTTTCCAAGATCATGAGTGCAAACACTTGTAGTAGCGGCGGTGCCGCTGGTAGTTCGACTGGCGGTGCtgttggtggtggtggtggtggaccTTGTGGCGCGTGTAAATTTTTGAGGAGGAAATGTGTTCCGGGTTGTATATTTGCACCGTATTTCGATTCGGAACAAGGTGCGGCTCATTTCGCGGCGGTTCATAAGGTGTTTGGTGCTAGTAATGTGTCGAAGCTGTTACTTCATATCCCGGTTCATAAACGGCTTGATGCGGTGGTTACTATATGTTACGAGGCTCAAGCTCGGCTGAGAGACCCTGTTTACGGTTGCGTCGCTCATATCTTTGCACTTCAACAACAGGTAAAATTGTAAACCTTTATCATTTAATTTTACACCTTTTTTTATCTCTCTTGCGCTTTTTTTCTTCAAAAACAGTCAGGAACTCGATATatattgtaatattttggagTTTGTTGAAATCTAGAACATGTTTTGCACTTTTATTCCTCATTTCATAAGAAACTTGATTTGTTGGCAATGCCATGTTCTCGTACACATAATCCTAAGCATCCTTTTAGTGTAAATAAAGACAACATGTCATTAATATACCTCAAAAAAACATTGTTTACTTCCTATTATTTACAAAATTAAATATATGGGTAATCTTTTTTGGGCAGGTTGTGAATTTACAAGCAGAGCTATCGTATTTACAAGCCCATTTAGCTACACTAGAGCTTCCATCGCCGCCACTTCCTTCTCCTCCTCCACCGCCGCCACAACAAACACTAATGGAACCGCCACCTCTCTCAATATCAGACCTCCCACCAGCCACTTACGACTTATCCACACTTTTTGATCCAATGGTGCAACCTTCATGGGCCATGCAACAAAGACAAATCAACCAGTTCGACTCGTCATCGCTTGGAAGCGGCGATCTTCAAGCATTGGCTCGAGAACTCCTCCATCGAAAAGGGTCACCACCGCGACTACCGGCTTCACCGTCACCATCTTTCTCAAAGTGAGACTGACCCCTTTTTAATTTTGCTTGCCTTGGGAAATTATTACCATGtgacccatatatatatatatatatatatatatatatatacacctagCTTTATCCAAGCAAGGGAGCTTAAATTTTCATGTTATATATTTCATTGGGCAAGTAACCTTAATAACTAATTAatctttcatttttaattttgtttctttttttccttAATATTCCTTTTTAGATGAAATTCAATTTGAGTTTATTTTTAGAAAAGTTATTTTCGTCtaacttataaataaaaaataaaaattttaaatattgtggattgaattttagctcgtgagtttAAGTGCTTATAATGAAATgcattatctttctatttataGGTTAAGAGGGGATGCTACGAGTAGTTTTAAGAATTTagtcaaaaaagaaaaagaaagaaatatgaTCAAAACCTATATCCTTACCACGTATGAATGTTTAAacctaataaaaaattaaaaattataaaacaaatatacTTAAGATAAATTaatctaaacaaataaaaaactATGGgaatttgaaacaattctttttATCCAAGCCAAATTCTTCCATTGATTTTGGTTAAAATATTTTCCCCATTTGATGGTATTTTGGGATATGGTTTCAGTCATTTGATGGGAAAATGTCTTGGGTTTATGtgggtttagggttttttttcaatttctggtTTAGGGAAACGTGGGCGAAGGATCTTTTGGGTTGAAATTCCAGAATCGAAATTTAGAGTTATTTGAAATTAGATCACGCACTACAACAAAACAGTCTTAAGATGACACTTTTGAGACTATATTTTCTTAAATGTTGTGATAGGCTTGCCAACATATGCTTTGAATATTTTAGGTCAATACTTGGTATTTTAAGgttattttaatttaagttttttattaGAACCCTAAGTTTCGAAGCTGAgtttttaatttggggttttaggAAAAGTTGGGAGGTGATCTGGGGGGAAAGGATGAAGGAAGGCGCAACAAAGGAGGAAATGTGCTGTGGCTTTATGGTTATAAACATTTAGTTGAAgttctttttttaaatttaaaaaaagaaaaatccttTTTCAATTTTAACTCATTAAAGATTTTATAATCTTTTAATCTGCCAGAGttttttattaagtttttttGTTCTAAAGGTACACATGTTGCGCAGGGATTGATGGGTTTGGTTAAAATTAATGGTCTTATTGAGGTACTTAAAAAATTTACTCGATTGGTTAACGGAATCTAAATTTAGGTATCAATTAGGTTGTAAATAAAATGTCAAATTCAGAGGCTAAAGTATTTACTAACACTAGCTagttaaaattatgattttgatccCTTAACTAtatttaaatttgagatttaactcctttaattcaacatttataatataattagttaGTTCAAATAGGCAACACTAGAGTATAGTTGAAGAGCTTTGGCCCCTTTGGCTAAATGGATAAATTGCTCCTTAGCCTTTTCTCTAAATTAAAAGATTCAATCTAaacaatttaatctttaattaaataaaaaattatatttttaacgcttaataatttaatccaaattttttaatacaaaatttttaattctgaTCCCTTAAACCAAATCCTTGATTTGGTCCATGGATAACACCATTACCTATATTTCGATTAAAATCTTGATGTTAACATAATAAGTtggaatgaattgttttagaggaatttaaatgatattataaaataataaaaaaaactataTTGATTAAAATTTAAGAAGTAAAATCCAAATATGACCAAAACAACCTCGTAGGCTGAGGCTTTAAATTATTGAATGGAACATTCTTGGTAAGAAATATTGTGGGTGCAGTAGAGGCAGTCACTGCAACCAACAAAAAGGTGTGACGCATACACACGTGAAGGGCAAAAGTGAATTTTCATAATTAGTTTCCTAGgctattttatcaatttaactcaaaaaattttaatatttacaaaaataatctGGGATAAAAAACAATTACCAAAATGACCTAAaatgaacagtggttttggaaaccCAATGGCCGACACTACTTAGTGTTTAGGCCCCATAATTGCCTGATGATTGTATCaggctttaaaaaattaattttttgactTTGAGAACCCAATGGCAGGCACCAgggtatttctttttaaaaatcgTATCATACTGGTATACAAAAATACtagtatttaaaaaataattggtTCTGGCCAAGTAATGGCCGGCACtagaaatgtaaaaaaaaaaaattggtgctGTGTCGCCCATCTAATGGGCGGCACCAAGTACCTTTTTGTGTctcaatgtaattttttttactttgataAACTAATGGCCGGCACCATAgatgtaaaatttcttttttttttttttggtgttgcACATGTAATGGCCAACACTAGGGATAAAAAGAAATTTGGGCAGCACAAGGTACTTTTTTCGTGTCTTaatgcaatttttttattttggtacaCTGATGGCCGACACCAGAGATGTAAAAAAAATTGGTGCTGGCCATGTACCAAGTACAATTTCGGCTTcctatgcaaaaaaaaaaaatttgaacatTGAAGGTCGGcaccaatatatttatttttttaaaaaaactggtGTTGGCCATGTGATGGTCGACACTAgagatataaaaaaaaatttagctgCTGGCCAGTAGATAGCCAGAAACAAGTACTTTTTTCGGTCCCCAATGCAATTTTTTTTGCCTTTGAGACACTGATGGACGACACCAgtgacatttaaaaaaaaaaatttgggtgcTGGGTAATAGATCGCCGGCACCAATTTTATCAGAAATATATAGGAATTTTATCTTTCATTTGAGTTTTTGTTTGCTTTTTGTTTGCTTTATTAGTTGAAAATCTAGattaaaaatattagttttttcTTTGTTGAGAAGGAAGCAAAAATCTTTTAAGATTAATTCCCAAATTTTGTTTGTTTATGTTCATTTCAACGGAGAAATGATAAATACAACTGAAGAAGGTTGTGTATTTCAAAGTAAAACAAAAATAGGAATGAGATTCAATAAGAGTGTTTCGcttgcggatttaaaacgaaaaatcAGTACAAAGATACCAACCTATTGCGGAAAGAAAATATTGAGACTGTTTTAAATTTCCGATTTCAACTGATCTGCTGAAGTTCTTAGAAATGGAGCTTGAAGATAATGATGATCTAATGACAATGATAACACTTTTTGCCCCTCTGAGATAGAAAATCCCAGCCCGGTTGAGTTGTTCGCGGAGATAGCTGAACCGAATCCCATTCAAGTTGTAATTCCAGCAAGCTAGTGCTCTGGAATTGATTTTGATCTTAACGTTTCCTGGGAAGATTAGTTGGGTTTTGGATGGTCATTGCCAACTCCCGAAAATTCAAACACTGGTGGATGATCGTATTACATCTCAAACTCGTGCACTAATCTAAAAATCCATCCAGAAGTGTTGGCCACCATAGAAAATGGTGATGAAGGGTTCGATAATGATGATCAGTCCCACCGTGATCCCAACGATGATTTCAGTGAACTCGATTTAAATGAAAACCCTGAAGACATAGATGAGGAAGGGTCGGTAGAGGGTGAAAATGCAAACCCCTATTCGGCCGGAAGCACAGGCCCTGATATAGTTATAAGAAATAATCCAGGGTCCTTCATGACCGACGTACCGAAAAGCATGGTGGGCAAAGCAAATGGCAATGCGAGAGTTGTATGGTGACTGAGATGCGTCATACAACCAGCTTCAATGGTAGATAGTCGGGATGCAGGAGTATGTGTCCGGGACAGTGACTGATTTGCAAACACTATCATATAAAGGCCTGTACGGGGAGATTCAAATGGGGAAACGAGTTTTTCACCGATTGTTTTGGATGTTCTAgccgtgtattcgggccttcctTCACTACACGCCAATGGTGCAGGTGGACGAGACATGGTTGTATGACGAATACACGCAAATACTCATGATTGTTGTTGCATAAGACGGCAACCAAAATGTACTTCCGATCACTTTCGCCATCATGGAACGTGAGTGCTTTGAGGCTTAAGAATTTTTCCTCAAAAATCTGCGGAGGCACGTTATCAGATATGGCAACATTTATCTTATATCAGATAAATCGAAAAGATTACTTACTGCAATAAGGTGATCAGGGGTTTCGTGCAGTCTGTTTATTGCATCCAGCATATCGCGGCAAACTTCCACAAAGATTATAAGAATAAATATTGGAAAAAAGTACCCGTGAACAtgagtaaaaaaaaattgtttgtatttatttcaagaattatttttcaaaattttttcagactgtaattttttaaaatactgATTTCAAATTAAATATGTAGCTCATGAGTTAAAACCGCAAAGATTCAGGCAGAGGTTCGCGAGGCTTAAATCTCAGATGTCATATTTACCAACAGATCTCTATACATGGTTGGGTAGTATGGAGAACTGACAATGGACTCAAAGTTACAATGAGGGGTTTTGGTATGGGCAGATGACGACCAACCTGGTAGAGGCGGTCAACTATGTATTAAGGTCTGTCAATTTCTGTTGTTTTCTCGGTAATATTTTATAGGTTGGCCACATTGATGCCTAGGATAGGGTTAAGAGAAGCTAAGCAGATCGAGGCAGGGCATGTGTACATTGAGGGCATCCAAAAGGTCATGGCAATGAATAGTCGAAGGGCACAAACAATGAACACAGAATTGTATTCGCGCGACTTGAAGACTTTTCGAGTTCAAAAATAAATCGACTGTCGTTCGGGTCTTCCACCTAGGTCGTACGTAGTTGATCTGCAAAACAGATTATGCGAGTGCGGGATATTTCAGACTCTTTGATATCCGTGTGCGCATGTTCATGCAACGTGTGCGAGAGCAAACTTAAATGTTGAACAATTCATAGTCGAGATCTACATGTTGCAACGCATATTGCGTATATGGGGGAACGAATTTCCTGTAATGCCTGATATCTCAAATTGGGAAGTTCCACAGCCTGTTTTTGAGATGGTGCCTGACCGTtattgtaggccaattttagcccatttacatcaaaacccaatttagccttacctaacccacaaaaattaaacccaaaacccaaaatcttaactacccaaagcccaatttacatcaaaaacccaatggcccaaaccctaagcccaaatcaaaataaaaaaccctagcccacaacttaaacttttctcaactagccac
This window of the Gossypium arboreum isolate Shixiya-1 chromosome 12, ASM2569848v2, whole genome shotgun sequence genome carries:
- the LOC108459812 gene encoding LOB domain-containing protein 18-like; the protein is MSANTCSSGGAAGSSTGGAVGGGGGGPCGACKFLRRKCVPGCIFAPYFDSEQGAAHFAAVHKVFGASNVSKLLLHIPVHKRLDAVVTICYEAQARLRDPVYGCVAHIFALQQQVVNLQAELSYLQAHLATLELPSPPLPSPPPPPPQQTLMEPPPLSISDLPPATYDLSTLFDPMVQPSWAMQQRQINQFDSSSLGSGDLQALARELLHRKGSPPRLPASPSPSFSK